Proteins encoded together in one Myxococcus stipitatus window:
- a CDS encoding di-heme oxidoredictase family protein has product MKSTAPFRLLACLLAVLGVAACDGAGQSRPPTTPPVEPPVDPPVKPPVDPPRHDVVEAGEDTPGGATSLAVTGATAFTQPAANLGLAQRAEFFVGEAVFEANWVGAGGAQPERDGLGPLFHSVSCLECHVGNGRGRPPEGNEVANTLLVRLSVPGTHEHGGPVPEPTYGDQLQPRANGGVPAEGQARMNWTQVPGTFADGEPYTLMKPELVLTDLAYGPLAPDTRTSARVAQPMVGLGLLAAVSEETLLAWADPDDEDDDGVSGRPNRVWSTREGKVVLGRFGWKANQPDLEHQNAAAFLGDLGLTTPLFPVENCMPGQAACLAAPHGGVPEVSERQMKALDYYSHTLAVPTRVGFDAPQVLAGKALFHQVGCAKCHRPSVTTGALAGYPELSHQRIWPYSDLLLHDLGEALADGREDFLATGREWRTPPLWGLGHAAAVSGHPRLLHDGRARSPMEAILWHGGEAEGAREAVRQLSRDEREALLAFLDSL; this is encoded by the coding sequence TTGAAGTCCACCGCACCCTTCCGCCTCCTGGCGTGTCTGCTGGCCGTGCTCGGTGTCGCCGCGTGTGACGGCGCCGGACAGTCGCGCCCCCCGACCACCCCCCCGGTGGAGCCCCCCGTGGACCCGCCGGTGAAGCCACCGGTGGACCCGCCCCGCCACGACGTGGTCGAGGCGGGCGAGGACACGCCGGGTGGCGCCACCAGCCTCGCGGTGACGGGCGCGACCGCCTTCACCCAGCCGGCGGCGAACCTCGGCCTCGCGCAGCGCGCGGAGTTCTTCGTGGGCGAGGCCGTCTTCGAGGCCAACTGGGTGGGGGCGGGCGGCGCGCAGCCGGAGCGCGACGGCCTGGGGCCGCTGTTCCACTCCGTCTCCTGCCTCGAGTGCCACGTGGGCAACGGCCGCGGCCGGCCCCCCGAGGGCAACGAGGTCGCGAACACGCTGCTCGTGCGGCTGTCGGTCCCCGGCACCCACGAGCACGGGGGCCCCGTGCCGGAGCCCACGTACGGCGACCAGCTCCAGCCTCGCGCCAACGGCGGCGTCCCCGCCGAGGGCCAGGCGCGCATGAACTGGACGCAGGTCCCGGGCACCTTCGCGGACGGCGAGCCCTACACGCTCATGAAGCCGGAGCTGGTGCTGACGGACCTGGCGTACGGGCCGCTGGCCCCGGACACGCGCACCTCCGCGCGCGTGGCCCAGCCCATGGTGGGCCTGGGCCTGCTGGCGGCGGTGAGCGAGGAGACGCTGCTGGCGTGGGCGGACCCGGACGACGAGGACGACGACGGCGTGTCCGGCCGCCCCAACCGCGTGTGGTCGACGCGCGAGGGCAAGGTGGTGCTGGGCCGCTTCGGATGGAAGGCCAACCAGCCGGACCTGGAGCACCAGAACGCGGCCGCGTTCCTGGGCGACCTGGGCCTCACCACGCCGCTGTTCCCGGTGGAGAACTGCATGCCCGGACAGGCCGCGTGCCTGGCGGCGCCCCACGGCGGCGTGCCCGAGGTGAGCGAGCGGCAGATGAAGGCGCTCGACTACTATTCGCACACGCTGGCGGTGCCCACGCGCGTGGGCTTCGACGCGCCCCAGGTGCTGGCGGGCAAGGCCCTCTTCCACCAGGTGGGCTGCGCGAAGTGCCACCGGCCCTCCGTCACCACCGGCGCGCTGGCGGGCTACCCGGAGCTGTCCCACCAGCGCATCTGGCCCTATTCCGACCTGCTGCTGCACGACCTGGGCGAGGCGCTGGCGGACGGGCGCGAGGACTTCCTCGCCACCGGTCGCGAGTGGCGCACCCCGCCCCTGTGGGGACTGGGCCACGCGGCGGCGGTGAGCGGCCACCCGCGCCTCTTGCATGACGGGCGCGCCCGCTCCCCCATGGAGGCCATCCTCTGGCACGGCGGCGAGGCGGAGGGCGCGCGCGAGGCGGTGCGCCAGCTCTCCCGGGACGAGCGCGAGGCGCTCCTCGCGTTCCTCGACTCGCTCTGA
- a CDS encoding DoxX family protein — translation MGVLAPIGRLLFSAIFITSGLNHFFQLEALTTVARNAGVPEPQWAVLLSGLAMVVGGLCVLLGVFARLGAAAIALFLVCSAFMVHRFWLVADPVMAQDQLIHFMKNLSMAGGALFIVYCGPGPFSLKRRGRESGLGGGRLGVPMR, via the coding sequence ATGGGAGTGCTCGCGCCGATTGGTCGGCTGCTCTTCTCGGCCATCTTCATCACCAGCGGCCTGAATCACTTCTTCCAGCTCGAGGCCCTGACCACCGTCGCGCGCAACGCGGGGGTCCCCGAGCCTCAGTGGGCGGTGCTCCTGTCCGGCCTCGCGATGGTGGTGGGCGGGCTGTGCGTCCTTTTGGGCGTCTTCGCGCGCCTGGGCGCGGCGGCCATCGCCCTCTTCCTGGTGTGCTCGGCGTTCATGGTCCACCGCTTCTGGCTGGTCGCCGACCCGGTGATGGCCCAGGACCAGCTCATCCACTTCATGAAGAACCTCTCCATGGCGGGAGGCGCGCTCTTCATCGTGTACTGCGGGCCCGGGCCCTTCAGCCTCAAGCGCCGGGGCCGGGAGTCCGGCCTCGGCGGCGGGCGGCTGGGCGTGCCCATGCGCTGA
- a CDS encoding sensor histidine kinase, which translates to MKPTLLLVEEPGAVRELQVLALESQGWRVVALSDVEVAASALESQPALLVMAAGVLTAGALGLEALRRALARWPTPLHVMAFPAEADAVRPLGLPVTGFLSRPSSLGGLVEGVRQALPESAREPERARWPTVLVADDDPVSRKLLQLHLVPLRFRVVSAPDGESALEVARRHGPDAVVADAVMPRLDGYRLCLALRQDPRLSRVPVILTQSVTPDELDWRMAHNVGANGFVRRTQDGDELVGALLRAVRAGGPAPLVPPGEELSTEEHLFRTVRQLERRVGLLEQAERGARDSEERFRLVVNGSYDGIWDWDPRRGTLYWSPRLLEMLGLMPDTFPGTYEAFMALVHPEDQREVLSAMSAHLERGAPYDVSLRLRHATGGYRSCVMRGRALRDEQGRPVRMAGIVGDVTEQLRLYRETREAVRARDDFLTMAAHELRTPLAALRLRVQGAQGVLRAVGLAHASQRLSRALEAADRQVQRLADLVESLLDVSQFQGGAPRLHLERVDLAHVVRDAVARSEGAAARAGCQLVLSPLPPTTGRWDGTRLGQVVSHLLSNAMKFGPGKPVEVALEREPAAATLVVRDHGIGIEPGRLDGIFHRFERAVPVRHYGGLGLGLYRLRRIVEAHGGEVLVDSSPGEGATFRVRLPLDGPPAAWA; encoded by the coding sequence ATGAAGCCCACCCTCCTGCTCGTGGAAGAACCTGGCGCGGTCCGAGAGCTCCAGGTGCTCGCCCTGGAGAGCCAGGGGTGGCGGGTGGTCGCGCTGTCGGACGTGGAGGTGGCGGCCTCGGCGTTGGAGTCCCAGCCCGCGCTGCTGGTGATGGCCGCGGGGGTGCTGACGGCGGGGGCGCTGGGGCTGGAGGCGCTGCGGCGGGCGCTCGCCCGGTGGCCCACGCCGCTGCACGTCATGGCGTTCCCGGCGGAGGCGGACGCGGTGCGGCCGTTGGGGCTGCCGGTCACCGGCTTCCTGTCGCGGCCGTCGTCGCTGGGGGGGCTGGTGGAGGGCGTGCGTCAGGCGTTGCCGGAGTCCGCGCGCGAGCCGGAGCGCGCGCGGTGGCCCACGGTGCTGGTGGCGGACGACGACCCGGTGTCGCGCAAGCTCTTGCAGCTGCACCTGGTGCCGCTGCGCTTCCGGGTGGTGTCCGCGCCGGACGGGGAGTCGGCGCTGGAGGTGGCCCGGCGGCACGGGCCGGACGCGGTGGTGGCGGACGCGGTGATGCCGCGCCTGGATGGCTACCGGCTGTGCCTGGCGCTGCGGCAGGACCCCCGGCTGTCGCGCGTGCCGGTCATCCTCACGCAGAGCGTGACGCCGGACGAGCTGGACTGGCGCATGGCGCACAACGTGGGCGCCAACGGCTTCGTGCGGCGCACGCAGGACGGCGACGAGCTGGTGGGCGCGCTGCTGCGCGCGGTGCGCGCCGGCGGGCCCGCGCCCCTGGTGCCTCCGGGCGAGGAGCTGTCCACGGAGGAGCACCTGTTCCGGACGGTGCGCCAGCTGGAGCGGCGAGTGGGGCTGTTGGAGCAGGCCGAGCGCGGCGCGCGGGACAGCGAGGAGCGCTTCCGGCTGGTGGTCAACGGCTCCTATGACGGCATCTGGGACTGGGACCCGCGGCGGGGGACGCTCTATTGGAGTCCTCGCCTGCTGGAGATGCTCGGGCTGATGCCGGACACCTTCCCGGGCACCTACGAGGCCTTCATGGCGCTGGTGCACCCGGAGGACCAGCGGGAGGTGCTGTCGGCCATGTCCGCGCACCTGGAGCGGGGCGCGCCCTACGACGTGTCGCTGCGGCTGCGGCACGCCACGGGGGGGTACCGCTCCTGCGTCATGCGGGGGCGCGCGCTGCGCGACGAGCAGGGGCGGCCGGTGCGCATGGCGGGCATCGTCGGCGACGTGACGGAGCAGCTGCGGCTGTACCGCGAGACGCGCGAGGCGGTGCGCGCCCGCGACGACTTCCTCACCATGGCGGCGCACGAGCTGCGCACGCCGCTGGCCGCGCTGCGCCTGCGGGTGCAGGGGGCCCAGGGGGTGCTGCGCGCGGTGGGGCTGGCCCACGCGTCCCAGCGGCTGTCGCGGGCGCTGGAGGCGGCGGACCGGCAGGTGCAGCGGCTGGCGGACCTGGTGGAGTCGCTGCTCGACGTGTCCCAGTTCCAAGGAGGCGCGCCCCGGTTGCACCTGGAGCGGGTGGACCTGGCGCACGTGGTGCGCGACGCGGTGGCGCGCTCGGAGGGCGCGGCGGCGCGCGCGGGCTGCCAGCTGGTGCTCAGCCCCCTGCCGCCCACGACGGGGCGGTGGGACGGGACGCGGCTGGGGCAGGTGGTGTCGCACCTGTTGTCCAACGCGATGAAGTTCGGCCCCGGCAAGCCGGTGGAGGTGGCGCTGGAGCGGGAGCCCGCCGCGGCGACGCTGGTGGTGAGGGACCACGGCATCGGCATCGAGCCCGGGCGGCTGGACGGCATCTTCCACCGCTTCGAGCGCGCGGTGCCGGTGCGCCACTACGGCGGCCTGGGGCTGGGCCTGTACCGCCTGCGGCGCATCGTGGAGGCGCATGGCGGCGAGGTGCTCGTGGACAGCAGCCCCGGTGAGGGGGCCACCTTCCGCGTGCGCCTGCCGCTCGATGGTCCCCCCGCCGCCTGGGCCTGA
- a CDS encoding Ig-like domain-containing protein: MKSRNSALALVAFVWLAACRGSDVDGTTDVPTVQLLSHRPGAVSPVANVKLTGTVSVPGGVERLTARVDAGEPRAATLVTVSESESGFEVEVTLAAGANAVELVAVSKGGGETRHVVDLTYATRPQVRVVSPAEGAVSVEPSVKVTGTVDTIGGLARVTARVNGGEPRQATLETLSASESRFEVEVALVDGANAVELVALNAAGLEGQQVVTLTHATPPQVRVVSPTDGLAFTVRRVRVEATATDNAGVVALTYTLNGGESRALEVPTASDGAFSFDVTPRPGKNHVVLRARDALGNEGERAVDFHFGNIATAGGLHSGTLREGRVYVWGRNLSGQLGLGPGVPTGQKTPQPVPGLEDMAAIAFNQSFSMALGSDGSVWTWGANDEGQLGLGTPPVEGEPHTPDVAQRDSAERIQGITGAVAVAPGFEHALVLMEDGTVRAFGNNEAGQLGDGTFESRDYPVTVAGLTGVVKVMAGSAHSLALRGDGTVWAWGRNTYGNLGTGTTSTTGRPTAAEVPGLKDVVDIANGRDHVLAVHSDGTVSSWGLGVSGQLGRGTTTTSATPEKVPGITQARAAFANGNYGFIRLVDGSLMSWGQNGNGQLGDGSQTQRTQPVVAGSAVKPLAGMGMGATHVIAVRADGTVYAWGWNLEGSLGPDAVIDRWSYTDPIPVPVP, encoded by the coding sequence ATGAAGTCCCGCAACAGCGCCTTGGCGCTCGTGGCCTTCGTGTGGCTCGCCGCCTGCCGTGGTTCGGACGTCGACGGCACGACGGACGTCCCGACCGTCCAGCTCCTCTCGCACAGGCCCGGCGCGGTGAGCCCGGTGGCGAACGTGAAGCTGACGGGCACGGTGAGCGTGCCGGGCGGCGTGGAGCGCTTGACGGCGCGGGTGGACGCCGGTGAGCCGCGCGCGGCGACGCTCGTGACGGTCAGCGAGTCGGAGTCGGGCTTCGAGGTGGAGGTGACGCTGGCGGCGGGCGCCAACGCCGTGGAGCTGGTGGCGGTGAGCAAGGGCGGCGGAGAGACGCGGCACGTGGTGGACCTGACGTACGCCACGCGGCCCCAGGTGCGGGTGGTGTCGCCCGCCGAGGGCGCGGTGAGCGTGGAGCCGAGCGTGAAGGTGACGGGCACGGTGGACACGATTGGCGGCCTGGCCCGCGTGACGGCGCGGGTCAACGGCGGCGAGCCGCGCCAGGCGACGCTCGAGACGCTCAGCGCGTCGGAGTCGCGCTTCGAGGTGGAGGTCGCGCTGGTGGACGGCGCCAACGCCGTGGAGCTGGTGGCGCTGAACGCGGCGGGCCTGGAGGGCCAGCAGGTGGTGACGCTGACGCACGCCACGCCGCCCCAGGTGCGGGTGGTTTCGCCCACGGACGGCCTGGCCTTCACGGTGCGCCGGGTGCGGGTGGAGGCGACGGCGACGGACAACGCGGGCGTGGTGGCGCTGACGTACACGCTCAACGGCGGCGAGTCGCGGGCGCTGGAGGTCCCCACCGCGTCGGACGGCGCCTTCTCCTTCGACGTGACGCCCCGCCCGGGCAAGAACCACGTGGTGCTGCGCGCGCGCGACGCGCTGGGCAACGAGGGTGAGCGCGCGGTGGACTTCCACTTCGGCAACATCGCCACGGCCGGCGGCCTGCACAGCGGCACGCTGCGCGAGGGGCGCGTCTACGTGTGGGGCCGCAACCTGAGCGGCCAGCTGGGGCTGGGCCCGGGCGTCCCCACCGGCCAGAAGACGCCCCAGCCGGTGCCCGGCCTGGAGGACATGGCCGCCATCGCCTTCAACCAGAGCTTCTCCATGGCGCTGGGCTCGGACGGCTCGGTGTGGACGTGGGGCGCCAACGACGAGGGCCAGCTGGGCCTGGGCACGCCTCCGGTGGAGGGCGAGCCGCACACGCCGGACGTCGCGCAGCGCGACTCCGCGGAGCGCATCCAGGGCATCACCGGCGCGGTGGCGGTGGCGCCGGGCTTCGAGCACGCGCTCGTCCTGATGGAGGACGGCACGGTGCGCGCCTTCGGCAACAACGAGGCGGGCCAGCTGGGCGACGGGACGTTCGAGTCGCGCGACTACCCGGTGACGGTGGCCGGCCTGACGGGCGTGGTGAAGGTGATGGCGGGCTCCGCGCACTCGCTGGCGCTGCGCGGGGACGGCACGGTGTGGGCCTGGGGCCGCAACACCTACGGCAACCTGGGCACGGGCACCACCAGCACCACCGGGCGCCCCACGGCGGCCGAGGTGCCGGGACTGAAGGACGTGGTGGACATCGCCAACGGCCGGGACCACGTCCTCGCGGTGCACTCGGACGGCACGGTGTCCTCGTGGGGCCTGGGCGTCAGCGGCCAGCTGGGCCGGGGCACCACCACCACCAGCGCCACGCCGGAGAAGGTGCCGGGCATCACCCAGGCGCGCGCCGCCTTCGCCAACGGCAACTACGGCTTCATCCGCCTCGTCGACGGCTCGCTGATGTCCTGGGGGCAGAACGGCAACGGCCAGCTGGGCGACGGCTCGCAGACGCAGCGCACCCAGCCCGTCGTGGCGGGCTCCGCCGTCAAGCCGCTGGCCGGCATGGGCATGGGCGCCACGCACGTCATCGCCGTGCGCGCCGACGGCACCGTCTACGCGTGGGGCTGGAACCTCGAGGGTTCGCTCGGCCCCGACGCCGTCATCGACCGCTGGTCCTACACGGACCCCATCCCGGTGCCGGTGCCTTGA
- a CDS encoding response regulator gives MQPHQTLLVVDDDLDIRDALQDAFELEGYSVLVAADGLEALAHLRQEGSRPQLILLDLMMPRMDGFAFREALRHDLALADIPVVVASADLHLERAARELDVAGCLRKPLDLGELLSTVRRLSQGA, from the coding sequence GTGCAACCGCATCAGACACTGCTGGTCGTCGACGATGACCTGGACATCCGCGACGCGCTCCAGGACGCCTTCGAGCTGGAGGGCTACTCGGTGTTGGTGGCCGCGGATGGGCTGGAGGCGCTGGCGCACCTGCGGCAGGAGGGCTCCAGACCCCAGCTCATCCTGCTGGACCTGATGATGCCGCGGATGGACGGCTTCGCGTTCCGCGAGGCGCTGCGGCACGACCTGGCGCTGGCGGACATCCCCGTCGTCGTCGCGAGCGCGGACCTGCACCTGGAGCGCGCGGCGCGCGAGCTGGACGTGGCCGGGTGCCTGCGCAAGCCGCTGGACCTGGGCGAGCTCCTGTCGACGGTGAGGCGGCTGAGCCAGGGCGCCTGA
- a CDS encoding Fur family transcriptional regulator, producing the protein MGAKKVAVQPKLADFQERIRSSGLRSTAPRVAVLRELESATAPMSHADLVDALGDEGYDRVTIYRNLTDLTEAGLVVRADLGDHVWRFELRRSGDEHSNNHPHFTCTDCGTVACLPEESIRIASSKGVPRTVAQRNVEVQLRGLCDRCA; encoded by the coding sequence ATGGGAGCCAAAAAAGTCGCCGTGCAGCCGAAGCTCGCTGATTTCCAGGAGAGGATCCGCTCGTCGGGTCTGCGCAGCACCGCGCCCCGCGTGGCGGTGCTCCGCGAGCTGGAGTCCGCCACCGCGCCGATGAGCCACGCGGACCTGGTGGATGCCCTGGGGGACGAGGGCTATGACCGGGTGACCATCTACCGCAACCTGACCGACCTCACCGAGGCCGGCCTGGTGGTGAGAGCGGACCTGGGAGACCACGTCTGGCGCTTCGAGCTGCGGCGCTCGGGCGACGAGCACAGCAACAACCACCCGCACTTCACCTGCACGGACTGCGGCACGGTCGCATGCCTGCCGGAGGAGTCCATCCGCATCGCCTCCTCGAAGGGCGTGCCGCGCACGGTGGCGCAGCGCAACGTCGAGGTCCAGCTGCGCGGGCTGTGCGACCGCTGCGCCTGA
- a CDS encoding metallophosphoesterase yields MPLRRLARRRSSSSSSSPSGLETGSSGRNELVAWSGEDPLRPPRRLRWRDHFALTENVLQLPHLPDCHDGLRVAQLSDVHVGQATSELRIRRAVEAVNAERPDLVFLTGDYVTHSPKPLPRVRDLLSGLDGRVFVVLGNHDHWVDAPYLRECFEQLGYTVLQNEHRVVHVNGGPVTVLGVDDGLTGRDDVEATFRGAPEAGTRLVLAHTPPTVEKLPAHAGLVQFSGHTHGGQFIVRGLTEALFRRAGQPYIRGHYQVNGNQLYVNRGLGFGFGGPYLRRGSEPEVAFFTLRQAVATATH; encoded by the coding sequence ATGCCCCTCAGACGCCTGGCTCGCCGTCGCTCCTCTTCGTCCTCTTCGAGCCCCTCGGGCCTGGAGACCGGGTCCAGCGGACGCAACGAGCTGGTGGCCTGGAGCGGGGAGGACCCGCTCCGCCCGCCCCGGCGGCTGCGGTGGCGCGACCACTTCGCCCTCACGGAGAACGTGCTCCAGCTGCCGCACCTGCCGGACTGTCATGACGGCCTGCGCGTGGCGCAGCTGTCGGACGTCCACGTGGGCCAGGCCACCTCCGAGCTGCGCATCCGCCGCGCGGTGGAGGCCGTCAACGCGGAGCGGCCCGACCTGGTCTTCCTCACCGGCGACTACGTGACGCACAGCCCCAAGCCCCTGCCGCGCGTGCGGGATTTGCTCTCCGGGCTCGACGGCCGCGTCTTCGTGGTGCTGGGCAACCACGACCACTGGGTGGACGCGCCGTACCTGCGCGAGTGCTTCGAGCAGTTGGGCTACACCGTCCTCCAGAACGAGCACCGCGTGGTGCACGTGAACGGCGGACCGGTGACGGTGCTGGGCGTGGACGACGGCCTCACCGGCCGCGACGACGTGGAGGCCACCTTCCGGGGCGCCCCGGAGGCGGGCACGCGACTGGTGCTCGCGCACACGCCCCCCACGGTGGAGAAGCTGCCCGCGCACGCGGGCCTCGTGCAGTTCTCCGGGCACACCCACGGCGGCCAGTTCATCGTCCGCGGCCTCACCGAGGCCCTCTTCCGCCGCGCGGGCCAGCCCTACATCCGCGGCCACTACCAGGTGAACGGCAATCAGCTCTACGTGAACCGGGGCCTGGGCTTCGGCTTCGGCGGCCCCTACCTGCGACGCGGCAGCGAGCCGGAGGTGGCCTTCTTCACGCTGCGCCAGGCGGTGGCCACGGCCACGCACTGA
- a CDS encoding trypsin-like peptidase domain-containing protein, with protein sequence MCGLAVACGPAPEAGEEASGAPESRRDPVVYGNDDRTDVYAHPNATLRARAEQSTVALMNPSDYTIASDGTVTFNASSLGTAYNLCSGQRFMNDPTPAFCSGTLIDDDLVLTAGHCITSASACTNTRFVFNFYRTSATTLRAVTRDDIYACTSIVARQQATVAGRNLDYAVVRIDRAATPRFTPAPIRPGKAALPAGTSVTVIGSGSGIPFKIDSGGSVRDARASTLDYFVATTDTFGGNSGSGVYENTNYTVAGILVRGETDYVTQGTCRVVNTCAENGCGGEDITYVAPAVELYCVVAGSLRLCGSATPPPTTTFTYTASNTSNASTNTTNRTVTLAAGQTLYFGTCTLTGATGTGDTYLRVDDASGAAVASNDDSCGTLSFGQFTATAAGTYTLRAGCYSSGSCGGTVAYVIR encoded by the coding sequence GTGTGTGGCCTCGCGGTGGCGTGTGGTCCGGCGCCGGAGGCGGGCGAGGAGGCGTCCGGGGCGCCCGAGTCGCGGCGGGACCCGGTGGTGTACGGCAACGACGACCGGACGGACGTCTACGCGCACCCGAACGCGACGCTGCGCGCGCGGGCCGAGCAGTCGACGGTGGCGCTGATGAACCCGTCGGACTACACCATCGCGAGTGACGGCACCGTCACCTTCAACGCGTCGTCGCTGGGCACCGCGTACAACCTGTGCTCGGGCCAGCGGTTCATGAACGACCCGACGCCGGCGTTCTGTTCGGGCACGCTCATCGACGACGACCTGGTGCTGACGGCGGGGCACTGCATCACCAGCGCGTCGGCGTGTACCAACACGCGCTTCGTCTTCAACTTCTACCGCACGTCGGCCACGACGCTGCGCGCGGTGACGCGGGACGACATCTACGCGTGTACCTCCATCGTCGCGCGGCAGCAGGCGACGGTGGCGGGGCGCAACCTGGACTACGCGGTGGTGCGCATCGACCGGGCGGCCACGCCGCGCTTCACGCCCGCGCCCATCCGTCCGGGCAAGGCGGCGCTGCCGGCGGGCACGTCGGTGACGGTCATCGGTTCGGGCAGCGGCATCCCGTTCAAGATCGATTCGGGCGGTTCGGTGCGTGACGCGCGCGCCAGCACGCTGGACTACTTCGTGGCCACCACGGACACCTTCGGTGGAAACTCCGGCTCCGGCGTGTACGAGAACACGAACTACACGGTGGCCGGCATCCTGGTGCGCGGCGAGACGGACTACGTCACCCAGGGCACCTGCCGCGTGGTGAACACCTGCGCGGAGAATGGCTGCGGGGGCGAGGACATCACCTACGTCGCGCCCGCGGTGGAGCTGTACTGCGTGGTGGCCGGGAGCCTGAGGCTGTGCGGCTCGGCGACCCCGCCGCCCACCACCACGTTCACGTACACCGCGTCCAACACCAGCAACGCGAGCACCAACACCACCAACCGCACGGTGACGCTGGCGGCCGGGCAGACGCTCTACTTCGGCACCTGCACGCTCACCGGCGCGACGGGCACCGGGGACACGTACCTGCGCGTGGACGACGCGTCCGGGGCGGCGGTGGCCTCCAACGACGACTCGTGCGGCACGCTGTCGTTCGGGCAGTTCACCGCCACGGCGGCGGGCACGTACACGCTGCGCGCCGGCTGCTACTCGAGCGGCAGCTGCGGCGGCACCGTGGCCTACGTCATCCGCTAG
- a CDS encoding PAS domain-containing sensor histidine kinase → MSTLPLGMAVVDRELRFVEVSDALAALNGQPREAHLGRLMTEVMSPHSSLGDTARRVRRVLETGEALDGVEIIHREPGGGADRTRVFRSSYHPVLRDGQVIAACLYVEDLTERRRVEAQRDAGAARERTVREQALKETQEAVRARDEFLSVAAHELRTPLTSMRLHLQLLLRQVASAEPALSREVAPRGQVLERQLARLGSLVNTLLDVSRLAAGKLSLEPRELDLVQVVRQMVDAFSEEFARAGCELSVHVSGSVPGQWDPLRVEQVLVNLLSNAAKYGAGRPVEISLVGEGTMAVLAVKDHGIGISEDGMARLFGKFERAVSERHYGGLGLGLYITRQIVEAMGGSITVRSAQGQGSTFILRLPTQPRPASTGAQAAAGSGGK, encoded by the coding sequence ATGTCCACGCTGCCCCTGGGCATGGCGGTGGTGGACCGCGAGCTGCGCTTCGTCGAGGTGAGCGACGCGCTGGCCGCGCTCAACGGCCAGCCGCGCGAGGCCCACCTGGGACGTCTCATGACGGAGGTGATGAGCCCCCACTCGTCCCTGGGCGACACGGCCCGGCGGGTGCGCCGCGTGCTGGAGACGGGCGAGGCGCTCGACGGGGTGGAGATCATCCACCGGGAGCCCGGCGGAGGCGCCGACCGCACGCGCGTGTTCCGCTCCAGCTACCACCCGGTGCTCCGGGACGGGCAGGTCATCGCCGCCTGCCTCTACGTGGAGGACCTGACCGAGCGCCGCCGCGTCGAGGCCCAGCGCGACGCGGGCGCGGCCCGGGAGCGCACCGTGCGCGAGCAGGCCCTCAAGGAGACGCAGGAGGCGGTGCGCGCGCGCGACGAGTTCCTCAGCGTCGCGGCCCACGAGCTGCGCACGCCGCTGACCAGCATGCGGCTGCACCTCCAGCTGCTCTTGCGGCAGGTGGCCAGCGCGGAGCCCGCCCTGAGCCGGGAGGTGGCGCCGCGGGGGCAGGTGCTGGAGCGGCAGCTGGCGAGGCTGGGCAGCCTGGTGAACACGCTGCTGGACGTGTCGCGCCTGGCGGCCGGCAAGCTGAGCCTGGAGCCGCGCGAGCTGGACCTGGTGCAGGTGGTCCGGCAGATGGTGGACGCCTTCTCCGAGGAGTTCGCCCGCGCCGGCTGCGAGCTGTCCGTGCACGTCTCCGGCTCCGTGCCGGGGCAGTGGGACCCGCTGCGCGTGGAGCAGGTGCTGGTGAACCTGTTGTCCAACGCGGCCAAGTACGGCGCGGGCCGGCCGGTGGAGATATCGCTGGTGGGCGAGGGCACCATGGCGGTGCTGGCCGTGAAGGACCACGGCATCGGCATCTCCGAGGACGGCATGGCGCGGCTGTTCGGCAAGTTCGAGCGCGCCGTCTCGGAGCGGCACTATGGTGGCCTGGGCCTGGGCCTCTACATCACCCGGCAAATCGTCGAGGCCATGGGCGGCAGCATCACCGTGCGCTCCGCGCAGGGGCAGGGCTCCACCTTCATCCTCCGCCTGCCCACGCAGCCGCGCCCCGCGTCCACCGGCGCGCAGGCCGCCGCGGGCTCCGGAGGCAAGTAG